One Vibrio sp. 16 genomic window carries:
- the matP gene encoding macrodomain Ter protein MatP, with protein MKYQQLENLECGWKWTYLINKWKAGEAITRHIDSSEAEAAINELRNIEHEPTQVLEWIENHMSLELDNKLKQAIRAKRKRHFNAEQIHTKKKSIDLDYRVWEKLSYRANELGCTLSDAIEYLLSEASRSEKASKTVSSLKEDLSKLLD; from the coding sequence ATGAAATATCAACAGCTTGAAAATCTAGAATGTGGATGGAAGTGGACCTATTTAATCAACAAATGGAAGGCTGGTGAAGCCATCACTCGACACATTGATTCAAGTGAAGCTGAAGCCGCTATCAATGAGCTTCGCAATATCGAGCATGAGCCAACTCAAGTTTTAGAGTGGATTGAAAACCACATGTCACTTGAGTTAGATAACAAACTCAAACAAGCCATTCGAGCGAAGCGTAAAAGACACTTCAACGCTGAACAGATTCACACCAAGAAAAAATCGATCGACCTAGACTATCGGGTTTGGGAAAAACTGTCCTATCGAGCAAACGAGCTAGGATGCACGTTGTCCGACGCAATTGAATACTTGCTGTCAGAGGCTTCAAGAAGCGAGAAAGCCAGTAAAACGGTGAGTAGCCTTAAAGAAGATTTGTCGAAGTTATTAGATTAA
- a CDS encoding DUF3634 family protein, giving the protein MLYVILIAAVVVFWLVAVDRPVLKVKFSNGKIVTEKGHFPPTFKHNVVDIAERDPFTGELKVYQLRTGTKLVFSKDIPKKVQQRIRNVFPHQGFKSKGTKKRG; this is encoded by the coding sequence ATGCTGTATGTCATTTTGATTGCTGCAGTGGTTGTTTTTTGGCTAGTTGCAGTCGACAGACCTGTGTTGAAGGTGAAGTTTTCAAACGGGAAGATCGTAACCGAAAAGGGGCATTTCCCTCCAACGTTTAAGCACAACGTTGTTGATATTGCTGAGCGTGATCCTTTTACTGGTGAGCTTAAGGTGTATCAACTTCGAACGGGAACCAAACTGGTTTTCAGCAAGGACATCCCTAAAAAAGTGCAGCAAAGAATCCGCAATGTATTTCCGCATCAAGGATTTAAAAGTAAGGGTACAAAAAAACGTGGGTGA
- a CDS encoding HDOD domain-containing protein → MLVTNKKYNSEALAIAQKVNHLTRERHAKWLVSLKYILDQSDVDATLSRQSEFCDSVILKEEERITNNQRLLLECESERVQERRQAAEDKQRILGNVVDDVTKHAEQLITDTLLNMPAIKLFGRFPDFSYFSSIAYSPSASYSKLTVLPTNDNQLRNNLLMLVNDPKFCARIGKMARGINEPQVAIGTLGTENCRVLLPILMVKPILRWHNPLTKNIAPKLWQHMILTANVTRMRLDMAGIKNPEQGVLLGVLRTIGNFAVVNQFPQLFEDALVEKMRYYRENNLRDEYYACAEVTPNLNLLPKLLVNLDNAITRKVIEEIEWGPNTVHLKNALLDDLEERPILERSEFGVALAQGQAYAIFDMLDRSDAFVEKHKPFWFAHVQMPPSALNELRAKHPGRIGLSNANS, encoded by the coding sequence TTGTTAGTAACAAATAAGAAATACAATAGCGAAGCGTTAGCAATAGCCCAAAAAGTTAACCACCTTACGCGAGAGCGTCATGCGAAGTGGTTAGTTAGTCTCAAATATATTCTTGATCAGTCTGATGTAGACGCGACACTCAGTCGTCAAAGCGAGTTTTGTGACAGTGTAATTTTAAAAGAAGAAGAACGTATCACGAATAATCAACGTTTGCTCTTGGAGTGTGAAAGCGAGCGAGTCCAGGAAAGAAGGCAAGCGGCTGAAGATAAGCAACGAATCCTGGGTAATGTCGTTGATGATGTTACGAAACATGCGGAGCAACTGATTACCGATACGCTCTTAAATATGCCGGCAATTAAACTTTTTGGACGTTTTCCAGATTTTTCGTACTTCTCAAGCATTGCCTATTCTCCATCTGCCAGTTACAGCAAACTAACCGTACTCCCAACTAATGATAACCAGTTACGAAACAATCTACTGATGTTGGTTAACGATCCCAAGTTTTGTGCCCGAATTGGCAAGATGGCTCGCGGAATTAACGAGCCTCAAGTAGCGATCGGCACTTTAGGTACTGAAAATTGCCGAGTACTTTTGCCCATCTTAATGGTGAAACCTATTTTGCGTTGGCACAATCCGTTAACAAAAAACATTGCTCCTAAACTATGGCAACACATGATTTTAACTGCAAACGTGACGCGAATGCGTTTGGATATGGCAGGAATTAAAAATCCGGAACAGGGGGTCTTGCTCGGGGTTCTAAGAACGATAGGGAACTTCGCAGTAGTGAATCAGTTTCCCCAACTGTTCGAGGATGCATTGGTCGAGAAGATGCGTTATTACCGTGAAAACAACCTAAGAGACGAATACTACGCCTGCGCAGAGGTTACTCCTAATTTGAATCTTTTGCCCAAGCTATTAGTTAATTTGGATAATGCGATTACTCGAAAAGTCATAGAGGAAATAGAGTGGGGGCCAAATACAGTACACTTAAAAAATGCGCTCTTGGATGATCTTGAAGAACGCCCAATCTTAGAGCGAAGTGAGTTTGGTGTAGCGCTTGCACAAGGCCAAGCATATGCCATTTTTGATATGCTTGATCGAAGTGATGCGTTTGTCGAAAAGCATAAACCGTTTTGGTTTGCTCATGTTCAAATGCCACCAAGTGCTCTCAATGAATTGCGGGCCAAACATCCAGGTCGAATTGGCTTATCTAACGCAAATAGTTAA